The Paenibacillus sp. FSL R7-0345 DNA segment CCCTCCCCTGTCTGGGATTCGTATATTTTGCGGTATAGAGGCGAGTCCGCCAGCAGCTCCCGGTGGGTTCCCTTGGCAATTAAACGCCCTTCATCCAGCAGCAGAATCAGGTCAGCCGAAACCGTCGAGCTGATCTTCTGGGTAATCAGCACAGTGGTGCAGGACATTGATGTAAGCTCCTGCAGCAGCAGCCCCTCTGTTACAGCGTCCAGCGCACTCGTACTGTCGTCAAGAATCAGGATCGCCGGCTTGCGTACGAGAGCCCGGGCAATGGTCAGCCGTTGCTTCTGTCCGCCGGACAGGTTAACCCCGCGCTGGCCGAGCATTGTATCATAGCCCTGCGGCAGCCCTTTAATCGTTTCCCGGATCTGTGCCGCTGCAGCCGCCCGCTCAATCTCTTCCATCGAGGCATGCTCGTTGCCCCAGGCAATATTGTCCCGCACAGAACCGCTGAACAGCAGCACCTCCTGCGGTACATAACCAATCGACCGGCGCAGCCTGGAAATATCCATGTCGGCACTGTCTATACCGTCAATCCGGATGATACCGCTGCTCTGTTCATACAGCCGGGGAATCAGTCCCACCAGCGAGGACTTGCCAGAACCCGTCGCTCCCATAATGGCTACCCGTTTGCCGGGCTGAACTGTGAATGAGATCTTTTCAAGCGCAGCAATGTCGCTTTCCGGATAACTGAAGCTGACTTCGGCGAACTCAATTTTTCCCTGGAGGGCCTTTCCGCTGTTGCTGTTTTCCTCTGCGTCTGCAGATTCCAGCTCCCCTTGTCCGTCTGGTGAGGCCATAACCTCCGATATCCGCTGCTCTGAGGCAACGGCCCGGGAGAAGGTGGCCATAATCCAGGACAGGGCTGACATCGCCCCGATCGTCCGCAAAGCGTAGTTAATAACCGCGACAGTCTGTCCCAGCGTAGCGTCCCCGGCGGCAATATCAATCCGGCCGAACCACAGCACTGCGACAATTGCCGCGTTAACAATCAGCATAATGAGCGGTCCCATCGTTTCGGTCAGCCGCAGAGCGGTGATGGTGGATTTCATCAAGCCGCCGCTGACCGAGGCAAAACGGCCGATCTCATGGCTCATCCGCACAAACACCCGGATCAGCCGGATGCCTGTAAGATTTT contains these protein-coding regions:
- a CDS encoding ABC transporter ATP-binding protein; this encodes MNLIFSYLKKYRVAAIAALAMMGIELAVELSQPLLISKIIDHGIVEKDLSVVWLWGGVLTLSAIIAFAAGILSSFFASHTSQSFAFDLREKLYEKVQSFTYEVFSRFPTSSLITRLTGDVTQLQDTIFMALRFMTRVPLVVLGSVVMAMVVDVKLGLLLAVTLPVLILFLAWVMRRSSALFKIVQGRLDGVNGVIQENLTGIRLIRVFVRMSHEIGRFASVSGGLMKSTITALRLTETMGPLIMLIVNAAIVAVLWFGRIDIAAGDATLGQTVAVINYALRTIGAMSALSWIMATFSRAVASEQRISEVMASPDGQGELESADAEENSNSGKALQGKIEFAEVSFSYPESDIAALEKISFTVQPGKRVAIMGATGSGKSSLVGLIPRLYEQSSGIIRIDGIDSADMDISRLRRSIGYVPQEVLLFSGSVRDNIAWGNEHASMEEIERAAAAAQIRETIKGLPQGYDTMLGQRGVNLSGGQKQRLTIARALVRKPAILILDDSTSALDAVTEGLLLQELTSMSCTTVLITQKISSTVSADLILLLDEGRLIAKGTHRELLADSPLYRKIYESQTGEGAQHVQSIT